The sequence GCTTGAGCTGTGTGATGGGAAACTATCACGCACAGTTCTTAGAGGAGGAAACCAGGGCAATCTGGTTTCCTTACTCTTTCACTTTTTCCTGAACAACAAACCCCTTATTTTTTTAAGTCTGCATACTTAGTTGGATGAAAGATACGTCGGGGGCAAGCCCCCGACGTATCTTTCTTACATATACCACCGATAAATGTGCGAACTTTTTACCTGTAAAGGTGAACAAGGCCGCTAAGAAGATATTGCTTCTTGTCCTTTTCATTTTTATAATTAAAGCTTTAGCAGGGGAAAACCAAAACTAGATCAACTATGGCCAGTTTATTTTCTCCACCGGCTCAAATAATGGCGACCTCACCTTTAGTGGCCTCACCACAAAACTTCGCTTCGATTTTTAAAATTTCTCTTGAAAATCAATTAAGAATCCCTTTTCATTAGGTGAAAAGTGATTCATCATGAAATTTAAGTTTGTTCTTTTCTTAGCTCTATCCCTTTCTCTTTTGCATGCCGAAAGTGAGATCCGGATGCGGGGTATTGAAGATCGTGTTGCAAAGCTCGAACAAAAAGGGGCACCCAAAGCAGCCCACCACCCCATCACGCCTTGTGCAGGGCCCAAGGTGCGCGGGGGACGGGATATTCACCTTTCTGCCGACTTTCTTTTTTGGACGGCGCGTCTTGATGGCTTAACCTATGCAAAGACAGGCTTTGGTTCCCTTGTTAACAGCCCTAGTCGGGGACGGGTACAAGCGGTCGATTGGAGTTGGGATCCTGGTTTTAAAGCAGGTCTGGGATGGAGTTTTTGCCATGGCTGCTGGGATATGCTCCTCCAATATACTTGGTTTTATACAAATGTCGATGATAGCAAAAAGTCAGAAAGCATGGTGCCTGGCTTTCAGATCTTCACCCCTGAAGATATCCCCCTTAGCATCCTCCCCTTTCAAAAAGGGAGTGCCCACTTTGATCTCCACTACCAGGTAGGAGACTTAGAGCTTGGCCGTAATTATTATGTGAGCAAGACATTGAAACTCCGCCCCTTTGTCGGAGCCAAAGGAACCTGGCAAAAGCAAGACTACAACGTCTTCCTTGATACGATCCCCATCACCACGAATTTCTTCCACTTCAAAACACGGATCG comes from Candidatus Neptunochlamydia vexilliferae and encodes:
- a CDS encoding Lpg1974 family pore-forming outer membrane protein, producing MKFKFVLFLALSLSLLHAESEIRMRGIEDRVAKLEQKGAPKAAHHPITPCAGPKVRGGRDIHLSADFLFWTARLDGLTYAKTGFGSLVNSPSRGRVQAVDWSWDPGFKAGLGWSFCHGCWDMLLQYTWFYTNVDDSKKSESMVPGFQIFTPEDIPLSILPFQKGSAHFDLHYQVGDLELGRNYYVSKTLKLRPFVGAKGTWQKQDYNVFLDTIPITTNFFHFKTRIDHSLYGIGIRGGLNTSWQFSKNVSLYGNMALSGLWVHYNTNRKDTFTQIANGEQVGTSITTTNIEARLRLIKPVLEFAMGLRAETYYGCGRYHVLVQAGWESQIWLNQTLYISLNNNYDRFDLSLQGLTAKLRLDF